In Mus caroli unplaced genomic scaffold, CAROLI_EIJ_v1.1 scaffold_20863_1, whole genome shotgun sequence, the following proteins share a genomic window:
- the LOC110287953 gene encoding zinc finger protein 431-like has translation MDAVTFDDVHVNFTKEEWNLLDLSQMNLYKDVMLETYWNLNSIGYKWEDHHIEEPCQSSGGHVRSHRWKKLYECHQCGKAFARPSHLQCHKRTHTGEKPYECNQCGKAFSCHSSLRYHKRTHTGEKPYECSQCGKAFSRPNSLTYHKRTHTGKKPYECNQCGKAFARPSHLHRHKRTHTGEKPYECNQCGKAFSCHNSLRYHKRTHTGEKPY, from the coding sequence ATGGATGCAGTGACTTTTGATGATGTGCATGTGAACTTCACTAAAGAAGAGTGGAATTTGCTGGATCTTTCCCAGATGAATCTCTACAAAGACGTGATGTTGGAGACCTACTGGAACCTTAATTCTATAGGCTACAAATGGGAAGACCATCATATTGAAGAACCATGTCAAAGTTCTGGAGGGCATGTAAGAAGTCATAGGTGGAAGAAACTCTATGAATGtcatcaatgtggtaaagcctttgcaagaCCCAGTCATCTCCAATGTCATAAAAGaacccatactggagagaaaccttatgaatgtaatcaatgtggtaaagcgtTTTCTTGTCACAGTAGTCTCAGATATCATAAAAGaacccatactggagagaaaccttatgaatgtagtcaatgtggtaaagccttttccCGTCCCAATAGTCTCACATATCATAAAAGAACCCATACTGGaaagaaaccttatgaatgtaatcaatgtggtaaagcctttgcaagaCCCAGTCATCTCCACCGTCATAAAAGaacccatactggagagaaaccttatgaatgtaatcaatgtgggaaagccttttcCTGTCACAATAGTCTCAGATATCATAAAAGaacccata